The genome window GGGTATTGACTATATTGCTACGGGTCATTATGCTAAAATCGAATATGATGATAATAAGGGCAGGTATTTACTCAGAAAATCAGTAACTGATAAAAAGGATCAGACTTATGCATTATATACACTTACACAGGAACAATTATCCAGGACTCTTATGCCTATAGGAGATTATTCTAAGGAAAGAGTACGGGAAATAGCTAAAGAAATAGGTCTTACAGTCGCTACAAAACCTGATAGCCAGGAGATATGCTTTGTAGAAGATAATGATTACGGCAGGTTTATAAGTGAGAATACGGATTGCAAGATAGTACCGGGAAATTTTGTAGATACAAAGGGTAATATTCTTGGAAAGCATAAAGGGATTGTCCATTATACCATAGGACAAAGAAAGGGCCTGGGAATAGCACTAGGAAAACCTATGTTCGTTGTTGAGATAAATATCCAGACTAATAACGTTGTACTTGGAGATGAGTCTGAAGTGTTTTCCAGAAGTTTAACAGCCAGTGATTTAAACTTTATTACAATCGATCACCTTGACAATGAAATGAAAGTTAAGGCAAAAATCAGATATTCTGCAAAAGAAGCGGATGCGATTATATATCCTTATAAAGACAATAAGGCAAAAGTTGTTTTTGAAAACCCGGTAAGAGCGATAACCCCAGGACAAGCAGTAGTTTTTTATGATGATGATACAGTTGTCGGCGGAGGAACCATAGAAGGTAATGCTGATAAATAAAATAATCTAGGCTGTGATTAAGCTTACTAATGATCTTAATCACAGCTTTTTTATAGTTTGTCGAATACAGGTTTTCTGTTTTCAAAATGAGCAGTATACTTTATATCCATATCTACCAACATTTCTCTAACGACATCAAAGCTATGACCTACATGTTCGGGATAATGAGCATCCGAACCGATGGTT of Clostridia bacterium contains these proteins:
- the mnmA gene encoding tRNA 2-thiouridine(34) synthase MnmA — encoded protein: MSKKKVMLGMSGGVDSSVAAAVLLEKGYDVIGVTMQIWPDMDEERQKTEGGCCSLSAVDDARRVANKLGIPYYVMNFKEVFEKKVINYFKDEYLKGRTPNPCIACNRHVKFDAMLKKAASMGIDYIATGHYAKIEYDDNKGRYLLRKSVTDKKDQTYALYTLTQEQLSRTLMPIGDYSKERVREIAKEIGLTVATKPDSQEICFVEDNDYGRFISENTDCKIVPGNFVDTKGNILGKHKGIVHYTIGQRKGLGIALGKPMFVVEINIQTNNVVLGDESEVFSRSLTASDLNFITIDHLDNEMKVKAKIRYSAKEADAIIYPYKDNKAKVVFENPVRAITPGQAVVFYDDDTVVGGGTIEGNADK